Proteins encoded by one window of Candidatus Eisenbacteria bacterium:
- a CDS encoding ABC transporter permease, with protein MPWPVLEPPPDVCYLIRRAAMWYRFLNPLRPMRDLYVHRELLGQFARREIEARYRGSYLGLLWSLITPLVMLATYTLVFSTIFQARWRVDAVPQRGEFALTLFAGLIAFNLFAECVTRAPTLVVANTNYVKNVVFPIQILPVSALGAALFHGVVNVAILLVASLVVFGTLSHTLWLLPVAALPLLAFSLGLSWLLASLGVFLRDTTYAVGMATQILFFLTPVFYRADAVPEPLRTVLGLNPLSNIVEDFRRVLVWSQTPDWTAWSIAMATSAAVFVLGYAWFMITKPGFADVL; from the coding sequence ATGCCGTGGCCGGTGCTGGAACCTCCGCCGGACGTCTGCTACCTGATCCGCCGCGCGGCGATGTGGTACCGCTTCCTTAACCCGCTGCGACCGATGCGCGACCTGTACGTTCACCGCGAGCTGCTCGGCCAATTCGCGCGGCGCGAGATCGAGGCGCGATATCGCGGATCGTACCTGGGGCTACTGTGGTCCCTCATCACGCCGCTCGTGATGCTCGCTACGTACACGCTCGTGTTCTCGACCATCTTCCAGGCACGGTGGCGCGTCGACGCCGTTCCGCAACGCGGCGAGTTCGCCCTGACGCTGTTCGCCGGCCTCATCGCCTTCAACCTTTTCGCGGAGTGCGTGACGCGCGCGCCGACGCTGGTCGTCGCGAACACGAACTACGTGAAGAACGTCGTCTTCCCCATCCAGATCCTGCCCGTGAGCGCCCTCGGTGCCGCCCTCTTCCACGGCGTCGTCAACGTCGCGATCCTCCTCGTCGCGAGCCTCGTCGTGTTCGGCACGTTGTCGCACACCCTCTGGCTCCTTCCGGTGGCGGCCCTCCCGCTGCTGGCGTTCTCGCTCGGCCTCAGCTGGCTCCTCGCGTCGCTCGGCGTCTTCTTGCGTGACACGACCTACGCCGTCGGCATGGCGACGCAGATCCTCTTCTTCCTGACGCCGGTCTTCTACCGCGCCGACGCGGTACCCGAGCCGCTGCGCACCGTCCTCGGCCTCAACCCCCTCTCCAACATCGTGGAGGACTTTCGCCGCGTCCTCGTCTGGAGTCAGACGCCCGACTGGACTGCGTGGTCGATCGCGATGGCGACCTCCGCCGCCGTGTTCGTCCTCGGCTACGCCTGGTTCATGATCACGAAGCCGGGATTCGCCGACGTGTTGTGA
- a CDS encoding PQQ-binding-like beta-propeller repeat protein produces the protein MPSRRTGRLIALSIAALVFSTSTAARAWQARLSGTGSGEGSALAVTAAPGGDVVAGGFIDQTATGADFAVVRLASADGSELWRTVLAGPAVHMPPNETDEAVAVAIDPAGDVIAAGRTSSPGVDSQLTVVKLNGATGAIRWRQDAPATFQEPVGLAVDPSGDVFVATTTVDPMSFESRMTLRRHAAQTGLPSWTYTGVQGEGVAVALHPSGDPVLLGRTLGTFLQGSAVARVDQATGMEVWATMLQPPSGEAKRLLVSAAGDVYVGAGNTGSDFMITGTISLLSGTAGQPSWTHEVRSVDDATVLGNGDVAVLETSTIQQGQAALLSPHTLWVERLAHDDGTLVADHEFPRDPGNVYPCPCGARGRGAALVLDPSSGDLFVVGSYRDFGFLAARLAAADLHELWRREGGETPDVPGWYQPRGATRTANGTLAVGGGHAAVLPGTGPSSLPTFTVTTFAADDGAPLACGDGTVDAGEMCDDGNFVGGDCCAADCKTAAAEGSACDDGSVCTLGDACHGGICAGSSELPCAPCGECSPTNGCLAEPTASCGRSMVSGGGRLAVDRPRSSRGSFLWTLRSGPATTVANLGDPRAAAGYAVCGITESGRVVLRATAPAGGCGAVRCWRRTRHGFEYRDARAPDGLSRLSLRAGAGGQSRFEATGGGKHAVVPDLPATESVRIELRRLDAPDRCWAADHGTVRRNTPRHYRAMGE, from the coding sequence ATGCCGTCGAGACGCACAGGTCGATTGATCGCGCTGTCGATCGCGGCGTTGGTGTTCTCCACCTCGACTGCTGCTCGCGCGTGGCAGGCACGGCTCAGCGGCACGGGAAGCGGGGAAGGCTCCGCGCTCGCCGTCACGGCGGCGCCCGGCGGCGACGTGGTCGCCGGGGGCTTCATCGACCAGACCGCCACCGGGGCCGATTTCGCTGTGGTGCGGCTCGCCTCGGCGGACGGGTCCGAGCTGTGGCGGACGGTGCTTGCCGGGCCGGCGGTGCACATGCCGCCCAACGAAACCGACGAAGCCGTCGCGGTTGCCATCGATCCCGCCGGCGACGTCATCGCCGCCGGACGCACGTCGTCGCCCGGGGTCGACTCGCAATTGACCGTCGTGAAGCTGAACGGCGCCACCGGCGCGATCCGTTGGCGCCAGGACGCTCCGGCGACATTCCAGGAACCAGTGGGGCTCGCGGTCGACCCGAGCGGCGACGTCTTCGTTGCTACGACGACGGTCGATCCCATGAGCTTCGAATCGCGCATGACGCTCAGGCGGCACGCTGCGCAGACGGGGCTCCCGTCGTGGACGTATACGGGCGTACAAGGGGAGGGTGTCGCCGTCGCCCTGCACCCGAGCGGCGATCCCGTTCTCCTCGGGCGAACCCTGGGAACGTTCCTGCAGGGGAGCGCGGTCGCGCGCGTCGATCAGGCGACGGGAATGGAGGTCTGGGCCACCATGCTTCAGCCTCCGAGTGGCGAGGCCAAGCGATTGCTGGTGTCGGCTGCGGGCGACGTTTACGTCGGCGCGGGCAACACCGGCTCCGACTTCATGATCACCGGTACCATCTCGTTGCTCTCCGGCACCGCCGGGCAACCGAGCTGGACCCACGAGGTGCGCAGCGTCGACGACGCAACCGTGCTCGGGAACGGCGATGTCGCCGTGCTCGAGACGAGCACGATCCAGCAGGGGCAGGCCGCCTTGCTGTCGCCACACACCCTGTGGGTCGAGAGACTCGCGCATGACGACGGCACCCTCGTGGCCGACCACGAATTCCCGCGCGACCCGGGCAACGTGTATCCCTGTCCATGCGGCGCCCGCGGTCGCGGCGCAGCCCTCGTCCTCGATCCGTCGTCGGGCGATCTGTTCGTCGTGGGCAGCTACCGCGACTTCGGTTTCCTGGCCGCACGGCTCGCCGCGGCAGATCTTCACGAGCTGTGGCGCCGCGAAGGGGGCGAGACCCCGGACGTCCCGGGCTGGTACCAGCCGCGCGGTGCGACTCGCACCGCGAACGGGACGCTGGCCGTCGGCGGTGGGCACGCGGCCGTCCTGCCGGGTACGGGCCCGTCCTCCCTCCCCACGTTCACGGTGACGACGTTCGCGGCTGACGACGGCGCGCCACTTGCCTGCGGCGACGGCACCGTGGATGCGGGCGAAATGTGCGACGACGGGAACTTCGTCGGCGGCGACTGTTGCGCCGCCGACTGCAAGACGGCCGCCGCGGAGGGCTCCGCCTGCGACGATGGCTCCGTCTGCACCCTGGGTGATGCGTGCCACGGCGGTATCTGCGCGGGGTCGTCCGAGCTTCCGTGTGCGCCCTGCGGAGAATGTTCGCCGACCAATGGGTGCCTCGCGGAGCCGACGGCGTCGTGCGGTCGGTCGATGGTGAGCGGCGGCGGTCGGCTCGCGGTGGATCGCCCACGGTCCTCTCGCGGCTCGTTCCTGTGGACGCTCAGAAGTGGGCCCGCGACGACCGTCGCGAATCTCGGAGATCCACGGGCCGCCGCCGGGTACGCGGTCTGCGGGATCACGGAGTCCGGGAGGGTCGTACTGCGCGCGACGGCGCCCGCCGGAGGGTGCGGCGCGGTGCGGTGCTGGCGACGAACGCGCCACGGCTTCGAATACAGGGATGCGCGCGCGCCGGACGGGCTGTCCCGTCTTTCGCTTCGGGCAGGCGCCGGGGGCCAGTCGCGATTCGAGGCGACGGGTGGCGGGAAGCATGCGGTCGTTCCCGACCTCCCGGCCACGGAATCGGTCAGGATCGAGCTTCGACGCCTCGATGCACCCGATCGCTGCTGGGCGGCCGACCATGGCACCGTCCGCCGGAACACCCCGCGCCACTATCGGGCGATGGGCGAGTGA
- the icd gene encoding NADP-dependent isocitrate dehydrogenase, with the protein MAYSISKAPAGDPIRIAGGKLQVPDKPILPFIEGDGTGPDIWRASQLVFDAAVAKAYGGKKKIAWMEVYAGEKAFNQFKDWLPEETVTAFREFLVGIKGPLTTPIGGGIRSLNVTLRQMLDLYVCLRPVRYFKGVPSPVKRPEQVDMVIFRENTEDIYAGVEWQAESAEARKLIAFLQKEMGVKKIRFPETSGIGIKPVSREGTERLVRAAIDYALGQKRKSVTFVHKGNIMKFTEGAFRDWGYGLAVREYRDKVVTERESWILGNKEGKADLTPQANAKEIDPGYDMMTPDQQAKVVKEVEAALALWPTHGDGKWKQKLMVRDAIADITLQQVLTRPKDFDVIATPNLNGDYLSDALAAQVGGIGIAPGGNINYVTGHAIFEATHGTAPKYANLDKVNPGSVILSGEMMFRFLGWNEVADLIIKGMDGAIGAKTVTYDFHRLMDGATLVSCSGFAKEIVKHM; encoded by the coding sequence ATGGCGTACTCCATCTCCAAGGCCCCCGCCGGCGATCCCATCCGCATCGCCGGCGGCAAGCTCCAGGTTCCCGACAAGCCCATCCTCCCGTTCATCGAGGGCGACGGCACCGGCCCCGACATCTGGCGCGCGAGCCAGCTCGTCTTCGACGCCGCGGTCGCCAAGGCCTACGGCGGGAAGAAGAAGATCGCGTGGATGGAGGTCTACGCCGGCGAGAAGGCGTTCAACCAGTTCAAGGACTGGCTGCCGGAGGAGACGGTCACCGCGTTCAGGGAGTTCCTGGTCGGCATCAAGGGACCGCTCACGACGCCGATCGGCGGCGGCATCCGCTCGCTCAACGTGACGCTGCGCCAGATGCTGGACCTCTACGTCTGCCTGCGCCCGGTCCGCTACTTCAAGGGCGTCCCGTCGCCCGTGAAGCGCCCCGAACAGGTCGACATGGTGATCTTCCGCGAGAACACCGAGGACATCTACGCCGGGGTCGAGTGGCAGGCCGAGAGCGCCGAGGCGAGGAAGCTCATCGCCTTCCTGCAGAAGGAGATGGGCGTCAAGAAGATCCGCTTCCCGGAGACGAGCGGCATCGGAATCAAGCCCGTATCGCGCGAGGGCACCGAGCGGCTCGTGCGCGCCGCCATCGACTACGCGCTCGGGCAGAAGCGCAAGAGCGTGACCTTCGTCCACAAGGGCAACATCATGAAGTTCACGGAGGGCGCGTTCCGCGACTGGGGCTACGGGCTCGCGGTGCGCGAGTACCGCGACAAGGTCGTGACCGAGCGCGAGAGCTGGATCCTCGGGAACAAGGAGGGGAAGGCCGATCTCACCCCGCAGGCGAACGCCAAGGAGATCGACCCCGGCTACGACATGATGACGCCCGACCAGCAGGCGAAGGTGGTGAAGGAGGTCGAGGCGGCGCTGGCACTGTGGCCGACGCATGGCGACGGCAAGTGGAAGCAGAAGCTCATGGTCCGCGACGCCATCGCCGACATCACGCTGCAGCAGGTCCTGACCCGCCCGAAGGACTTCGACGTCATCGCGACGCCGAACTTGAACGGCGACTACCTCTCCGACGCGCTCGCGGCGCAGGTGGGCGGGATCGGCATCGCGCCCGGCGGCAACATCAACTACGTGACGGGCCACGCCATCTTCGAGGCGACGCACGGCACGGCCCCCAAGTACGCGAACCTCGACAAGGTGAACCCGGGCTCGGTGATCCTCTCGGGCGAGATGATGTTCCGGTTCCTGGGGTGGAACGAGGTCGCCGACCTCATCATCAAGGGCATGGACGGCGCCATCGGCGCCAAGACCGTCACCTACGACTTCCACCGCCTGATGGACGGGGCGACGTTGGTCTCGTGCTCGGGCTTCGCGAAGGAGATCGTGAAGCACATGTAG
- a CDS encoding glycosyltransferase family 4 protein, with the protein MIHHVMEALDVGDGVTNVALGTAALLRELGESGTIHAPAKWVAPSLLGETRPRHDVLAHPEGGLLFHYWNYNTSTWTVHAIHGRRAIYFHGITPPRFFAAGSELHRMTSEGYAQLRRLVNCFDLIIGLSRDALATVCGFLSRPRPALHMYPVIDPDEVRRDPVDASLLTQLESSGDVNLVFVGRVARNKRHDQLLRLFDQYHGRNPRSRLFLVGNDAADPAFRAELEQQRLALRAPERVVFTGKVSDAALNAYQRGADVFVCATEHEAFCIPVAHAMALGVPVVALRATAVPETLGGGGIVVDRWDPASVADIVDRLVRDRMLRASVVVRQREALRRFSAAEVRARLAAVVEFLRSGTWSPLFAWSHALGGEDGGALHARA; encoded by the coding sequence GTGATCCATCACGTCATGGAAGCGCTCGACGTCGGCGACGGCGTGACCAACGTCGCCCTCGGCACGGCGGCCTTGCTGCGCGAGCTCGGCGAGTCCGGCACGATCCACGCCCCGGCGAAATGGGTCGCACCGTCGTTGCTCGGCGAGACCCGGCCGCGGCACGACGTGCTCGCCCATCCCGAGGGAGGCCTCCTGTTCCACTACTGGAACTACAACACCTCGACCTGGACCGTACACGCGATCCACGGGAGACGGGCGATCTATTTCCACGGCATCACCCCACCACGTTTCTTCGCCGCCGGATCCGAGCTCCATCGCATGACGTCGGAGGGCTATGCGCAGCTCCGCCGCCTCGTGAACTGCTTCGATCTGATCATCGGTCTGTCGCGGGACGCGCTGGCGACCGTGTGTGGCTTTTTGAGTCGCCCGCGGCCCGCGCTGCACATGTATCCGGTCATCGACCCCGACGAGGTTCGTCGGGATCCGGTCGATGCGTCGCTGCTGACCCAGCTCGAGTCGAGCGGCGACGTGAACCTGGTGTTCGTGGGGCGTGTCGCGCGCAACAAGCGTCACGACCAGCTCCTCCGCCTCTTCGATCAGTACCACGGGCGAAACCCCCGCTCGCGTCTCTTCCTGGTCGGGAACGACGCGGCCGATCCCGCGTTCCGGGCCGAGCTCGAGCAGCAACGCCTCGCCCTGCGTGCGCCCGAGCGCGTCGTCTTCACCGGCAAGGTGAGCGACGCCGCACTCAACGCCTATCAGCGGGGTGCCGACGTCTTCGTCTGCGCAACGGAGCACGAGGCGTTCTGCATTCCCGTCGCGCACGCGATGGCGCTGGGCGTCCCGGTCGTTGCGCTTCGGGCGACGGCCGTTCCCGAGACGCTCGGAGGCGGGGGCATCGTCGTCGACCGGTGGGACCCCGCGTCGGTGGCGGACATCGTGGATCGGCTGGTGCGCGATCGGATGCTGCGGGCGAGCGTGGTCGTGCGGCAGCGCGAAGCACTGCGGCGGTTTTCCGCCGCCGAGGTGAGGGCGCGGCTGGCTGCAGTCGTGGAGTTTCTGCGCTCGGGCACTTGGAGCCCGCTGTTCGCGTGGTCGCACGCGCTCGGCGGCGAGGACGGCGGAGCACTGCATGCAAGAGCATGA
- a CDS encoding class I SAM-dependent methyltransferase, which produces MQEHEDGQGAETRTGAAAALPIPPSNGGRVLDGMAQEGPDQLVDAYDGGFAEAIAMGGEVYPTLSPLLLASHERRVALLEALPVGDLSTKVCVDYGVGSWGFGQIYPKLRHCAYAIGMDISRSALEASARVSAEHRWPYGNNYMYITSRGDRFALDDASVDLFFAGECIEHVENVEAFLDEIHRVLRPGGMLVLTTPNADGYLYRLRGERYCPSVEHLSLMGWGELSAYLAPRFDVVVAHGFNASVQEDWDASITEPAFIKAWTEQFQDRPDLATSIVLLARRRDAYRRPRYLQQTYHHESKAIAYEGRWEIAPLHRTMTARRGMDADASSLAFDFEGTDLLLFLWSHDWSGYAFIEVDGIGADVLNLYGSQGGFRRVHLRGLAPGRHRLTLRGGEIRDPRSHANQLIFYQAIAYTRVDDQGESMSSSAQDVPANHNFSTRPARFGVIYTTPAHMTAPERVLVYSLVLGLRPQRCLEIGTHKGGSALIIGAALDDLGAGRLVCVDPQPLVAPEHWAQVSHRATMIAGPSPAVLPQAIESAGGLFDFALIDGDHEYPGVVRDIEGTLRVLAPNAYMLFHDANYFEVARAIDEMLCKHADRLVDCGMLSVQQTPEDRVVSGHPVIWGGLRLVRYHKPG; this is translated from the coding sequence ATGCAAGAGCATGAGGACGGGCAGGGCGCCGAGACGCGCACCGGCGCGGCGGCAGCGCTGCCGATACCGCCGTCGAACGGGGGACGGGTCCTCGACGGCATGGCGCAGGAGGGACCCGACCAGCTCGTCGACGCCTACGACGGCGGATTCGCCGAGGCGATCGCCATGGGCGGAGAGGTGTACCCGACCTTGTCGCCGCTGCTCCTCGCGAGCCACGAGCGCCGCGTCGCGCTGCTCGAGGCGCTGCCGGTCGGGGACCTCTCGACCAAGGTCTGCGTCGACTACGGCGTCGGATCGTGGGGCTTCGGGCAGATCTACCCGAAGCTCCGGCACTGCGCCTACGCGATCGGCATGGACATCTCGCGCTCCGCGCTCGAAGCGTCGGCGCGGGTTTCGGCCGAGCATCGGTGGCCGTACGGCAACAACTACATGTACATCACCTCGCGGGGAGATCGCTTCGCCCTGGACGACGCGAGCGTCGACCTGTTCTTCGCCGGCGAATGCATCGAGCACGTCGAGAACGTCGAAGCGTTCCTCGACGAGATCCATCGCGTCCTGCGACCGGGCGGGATGCTCGTGCTGACGACGCCGAACGCGGATGGCTACCTCTATCGCCTCCGCGGCGAGCGGTACTGCCCGAGCGTCGAGCACCTGTCGCTCATGGGTTGGGGAGAGCTGTCGGCGTACCTCGCGCCGCGATTCGACGTCGTCGTCGCACACGGATTCAATGCGAGCGTTCAAGAGGACTGGGACGCCTCCATCACGGAGCCGGCGTTCATCAAGGCCTGGACCGAACAGTTCCAGGACCGGCCCGACCTGGCGACGAGCATCGTGCTGCTGGCACGCCGTCGGGACGCCTATCGGCGTCCGCGCTATCTGCAACAGACGTATCATCACGAGTCCAAGGCCATCGCCTACGAGGGCCGGTGGGAGATCGCGCCGCTGCACCGCACGATGACCGCCCGCCGGGGTATGGATGCGGACGCCTCGTCGCTCGCCTTCGACTTCGAGGGGACCGACCTGCTCCTCTTTCTCTGGTCGCACGACTGGAGCGGGTACGCCTTCATCGAGGTCGACGGCATCGGCGCGGACGTGCTCAATCTCTACGGCTCGCAGGGTGGCTTCCGCCGGGTCCATCTGCGCGGGCTGGCCCCCGGCAGGCATCGCCTGACCTTGCGGGGTGGCGAGATCCGCGACCCACGCAGCCATGCGAACCAACTGATCTTCTACCAGGCGATCGCGTACACCCGTGTCGACGACCAAGGGGAAAGCATGAGCTCCAGCGCGCAGGACGTTCCCGCCAACCACAACTTTTCCACCCGGCCCGCCCGGTTCGGCGTCATCTACACGACCCCCGCGCACATGACGGCGCCCGAGCGAGTGCTCGTCTATTCGTTGGTCCTGGGCCTGCGGCCGCAGCGCTGCCTCGAGATCGGGACCCACAAGGGTGGTTCGGCCCTCATCATCGGCGCCGCGCTCGACGACCTCGGCGCGGGGCGACTCGTCTGCGTCGATCCCCAGCCCCTCGTCGCGCCCGAGCACTGGGCGCAGGTGAGCCACCGGGCGACCATGATAGCGGGGCCTTCGCCGGCCGTGCTCCCCCAGGCGATCGAGTCGGCCGGAGGGCTGTTCGACTTCGCGCTCATCGACGGCGACCACGAGTACCCGGGGGTGGTCCGGGACATCGAGGGGACGCTCCGCGTGCTCGCGCCGAACGCCTACATGCTGTTTCACGACGCCAACTACTTCGAGGTGGCGCGGGCGATCGACGAGATGCTGTGCAAGCATGCCGACCGGCTGGTCGACTGCGGGATGCTCTCCGTGCAGCAGACGCCAGAAGATCGCGTCGTGTCCGGTCATCCGGTCATCTGGGGTGGCCTGCGCCTCGTGCGCTATCACAAGCCCGGGTGA
- a CDS encoding glycosyltransferase: MTSVSIIVVTYNRADYVEQLLASLGHLTYPHFEVVVVNGPSSDRTADVLREYDGRIKVVSSPVGRMTAQRNLGIDQATGDIVIFIDDDARPAEPDWLDRIVEVFDADRSGRVGAVAGPAIHCDGTLLQFESGMTSDYAFQVFWGSRPDAPKPDGTRWVRRTVGCNSAFRRSALVEVGGFDENVLYYADEADVCFRLARAGYRTVAIPDGAVRHYPASSPGAGKSLRRNYRVIARDDTYYCMHNGRGGRLRRFLTTLRVAPRKHFVADVFKFYREDQTSAAGVLRFFLWEWPLGIVMGMWAALVRGRRLARAAIPPAFLPFGAQRPERRLRVALVTDRVPPFDHIGGVERYTYDLAKGLHRLGHEVHVICRGDFGIRRDGLGFTLHAVSGEELVDNVMFPDRPMVNQITAYAAAVPHKLVALEREGITIDVVHTTNWNLCGLGVCLARLHPFVIMLVTPLAEIIETQGWTLDDGLRTYLALDRWQIEQADTICCPSWGVLDVYREKVGLDREHLPPLHRTPLGVAPFRRPDLPVNTGCRRLLFVGRLEYRKGAHVLLDALPDLLVRHPDWQCDFVGDDCGADGTGTRLKGEFLRRHAGAPWLDRVTFHGAVSDERLAGFYAACDVFVAPSLFESFGLIYPEAMQYGKPVIGCRSAGIPELITDGVDGVLVEPGSVQALTAALDALMGDAELRRRLGEAARAKVARDLDHLAMARRMIPVYESVVRRMDARARERRRRHVASAIPFRDARAVERVGAWEEREPRPGETYLVAERPGAALRFEVPGGSVLSLVTLRHDWSGVLAVDVDGQPPVYLDLFERQPDFRRRTDLPIVGAPDDQVAVRLRVQPWRNLDSRASQVWIRQVFVSDAADSPESER; encoded by the coding sequence ATGACCAGCGTTTCGATCATCGTCGTCACGTACAACCGGGCGGACTACGTGGAGCAGCTGCTCGCGTCGCTCGGCCATCTCACCTATCCGCACTTCGAGGTGGTGGTGGTGAACGGTCCCTCGAGCGACCGCACGGCGGATGTGCTGCGGGAGTACGACGGCCGCATCAAGGTCGTGAGCTCGCCGGTGGGACGCATGACGGCGCAGCGCAACCTCGGGATCGATCAGGCGACTGGAGACATCGTCATCTTCATCGACGACGACGCGCGGCCGGCCGAGCCGGATTGGCTGGACCGGATCGTCGAGGTCTTCGATGCCGATCGGAGCGGGCGCGTCGGCGCGGTCGCGGGGCCCGCGATCCACTGCGATGGTACGCTGCTCCAGTTCGAATCGGGCATGACGTCCGACTACGCGTTCCAGGTGTTCTGGGGCTCCCGGCCGGACGCGCCGAAGCCGGACGGGACGCGGTGGGTCCGGCGCACGGTGGGCTGCAACAGCGCGTTCCGCCGCTCGGCGCTCGTCGAGGTCGGAGGGTTCGACGAGAACGTTCTCTACTACGCCGACGAGGCAGACGTCTGCTTTCGCCTGGCGAGAGCCGGCTACCGGACCGTCGCCATCCCCGACGGCGCCGTGCGGCACTATCCTGCATCGTCGCCTGGTGCGGGCAAATCGCTCCGCCGAAACTATCGGGTCATCGCCCGGGACGACACGTACTACTGCATGCACAATGGACGAGGTGGCCGCCTCCGCCGGTTCCTCACGACGTTGCGGGTCGCGCCGCGGAAGCACTTCGTCGCGGACGTGTTCAAGTTCTACCGCGAAGACCAGACGTCGGCGGCTGGCGTGCTTCGCTTCTTCCTGTGGGAGTGGCCGCTGGGAATCGTCATGGGGATGTGGGCGGCGCTCGTTCGTGGGCGGCGGTTGGCGCGGGCGGCGATCCCCCCGGCGTTTCTCCCGTTCGGCGCGCAGCGGCCGGAGCGCCGCCTTCGCGTCGCCCTCGTCACCGATCGCGTGCCCCCGTTCGATCACATCGGCGGTGTCGAGCGCTACACGTACGATCTCGCCAAGGGGCTGCATCGGCTCGGGCACGAGGTACACGTGATCTGCCGCGGCGACTTCGGAATTCGGCGCGACGGGCTTGGCTTCACACTGCACGCGGTGTCCGGGGAAGAGCTGGTCGACAACGTCATGTTCCCCGATCGACCCATGGTGAACCAGATCACCGCGTACGCGGCCGCGGTCCCCCACAAGCTCGTGGCGCTCGAGCGCGAAGGCATCACGATCGACGTCGTGCACACGACCAACTGGAACCTCTGCGGCCTCGGGGTATGCCTGGCGCGACTTCACCCGTTCGTGATCATGCTGGTCACGCCGCTCGCGGAGATCATCGAGACGCAGGGCTGGACGCTCGACGACGGGCTGCGAACCTACCTGGCCCTGGATCGGTGGCAGATCGAGCAGGCCGATACGATCTGCTGCCCCTCGTGGGGGGTGCTCGACGTCTATCGCGAGAAGGTGGGACTCGACCGCGAGCACCTGCCTCCCCTCCATCGCACGCCGCTCGGCGTCGCGCCGTTTCGCCGCCCGGATCTCCCGGTGAACACGGGATGCCGGCGCCTCCTCTTCGTCGGCCGCCTCGAATACCGCAAGGGTGCGCACGTGCTGCTCGACGCATTGCCCGACCTGCTGGTGCGTCATCCGGACTGGCAGTGCGACTTCGTCGGCGACGATTGCGGCGCCGACGGCACGGGGACGCGTCTCAAGGGCGAGTTCCTGCGGCGACATGCCGGAGCGCCCTGGCTGGATCGGGTCACGTTCCACGGCGCGGTATCCGACGAGCGGCTCGCCGGCTTCTACGCGGCGTGCGACGTGTTCGTGGCACCGTCGCTGTTCGAGTCGTTCGGGCTGATCTACCCGGAAGCGATGCAGTACGGGAAGCCGGTCATCGGTTGCCGGAGCGCGGGCATTCCCGAGCTCATCACCGACGGTGTCGACGGCGTCCTGGTCGAACCGGGGAGCGTGCAGGCGCTCACGGCCGCGCTCGATGCGCTCATGGGCGACGCCGAGCTGCGTCGCCGACTGGGTGAGGCCGCGCGCGCCAAAGTCGCTCGCGACCTCGATCACCTCGCCATGGCGCGCCGGATGATCCCCGTCTACGAGAGCGTCGTCCGGCGCATGGATGCGCGGGCCAGGGAGCGTCGGCGCCGGCACGTCGCCTCGGCGATCCCGTTCCGGGATGCGCGCGCCGTCGAACGGGTCGGAGCGTGGGAGGAGCGGGAGCCGCGTCCCGGTGAGACCTATCTGGTCGCCGAGCGCCCGGGCGCGGCGCTGCGTTTCGAGGTCCCCGGCGGCAGCGTGCTGTCGCTGGTGACGCTGCGCCACGATTGGAGCGGCGTGCTCGCCGTCGACGTGGACGGACAGCCGCCCGTCTACCTCGATCTGTTCGAGCGGCAGCCCGACTTCCGGAGGCGGACCGACCTGCCCATCGTGGGTGCGCCGGACGACCAGGTCGCCGTGCGCCTGCGCGTACAGCCGTGGCGGAACCTCGACAGTCGGGCGAGCCAGGTGTGGATCCGCCAGGTGTTCGTGAGCGACGCCGCCGATTCCCCGGAGAGCGAACGATGA